In the Pirellulales bacterium genome, GTTACTCGATTCGCAAAGTTCTTGTCGGCATTATAAATGCCATACGCGGTGGCCGTTTCGCCTTTGGGGTCGCAAAGGATTGGATAATCCACGCCGAGCGATTCAGCAAATGCCTTATTGCCGCGCGGACCATCGACGGCATCGGTGCTGGCCGTGAAATAGGCCACATCGTACTTGCGAAGTGCCTCGCCATTTTCCTTCATCGATTTGCATTCGTTCGTGCAGCCCGGCGTAAAAGCCCGTGGAAACCAGGCAATTACCACGGCCTGCTTGCCCTTGAAATCATTGAGCTTATACATTTTGCCGTCAGAAGCTCGCAATTCGAAGCTCGGTGCAGGATCGCCGACCTTTAGCTCGGCAGCGTACAGCTTAGCTGTTCCAATCGCAGCCAGTAGCAGGGTCAGCAGCAGATGCAAAATCGCTTTCATTGAGATGCTCCTCAAATCTGGTGGGAAACAGTTGGCAGGAAGCAACGGCGGACTCGGTCGCTCAGCGAGTACAGTAAGCGTACCACCTGCGACAACCAAAATCCACTAGGAGTCTGGCCAAGGGCCTCGCTAGCCCTGGATTTTGCGGAGGCAATGCGATCCACAGTTGCCTGTCGGCATTGCATTTGCTTAGGGATCGCGGAGTACCGCTTGGCGAGGTCAGGGATGTGCCGTAAGTTTCGGGCTTGGTCGCCGGGGCAGAGCCTGTTGTTTCCGCCAGCGCCGCAAAATTGGCTGACCGAGAATCATCTGGATTGCTTTCTGCTGGACGCCTCGGAAGAGTTCGAACTGTCGGCAAGCACCTGAGCGCGATAGCCTCCGCGGAAGTGAAAGTAGACGATCAAGACTAAGTAGCAAACGAACATGATTGCAGGCAGGGTGGCGATCTTCTTGAGCGACCCCTGTTTGGATTCAATGACCGCCTGCTCGATCACTTCCATCTGAGCGGGCTTTAACGCGGCCAATTTATCTTGATCGAGGCTGCGTGACGGGCCGAGAATACCGTGCTTGGTCGTCAGTACTTGATCGGCTAACTGAGGCTCTCGTTCGGAAATAATGCGAACCAAGTCACGATCCTGGACGATGCCAATTGCTGGTCCTCCTAGCACACCGACAGCTAGGGTGCCGACGCCCGTGACGGCATTGAGCATGAGCGCGCCCCCCTTGGGATAAAGTTCTGAAACCATTCCCAAGGTGGTGGGCCAAAAGAAAGTCTTGCCGATGCCGTAGAGCGTAGCTGCGGCGAGCAAGAGCCCCACTGCTGCGCCTGCCGCAGAAAGCGATACGAGACCAATGGCAGCGATTGCCGAGCAAACGGCCAGCAATCCCAGAGGTGACAGCCTATGCACAATCGGCCCAGCGCAAAACCGCAAAATAAACATGATCGTTGACGTATAAACCAGGAAGAGGGTTCCGCTAGTCGGGCTTTTGAGCACGGCCTGCATGATCTCGGCGATCCAACTGTCAGTGCCGAGTTCTGTGGTTGCAAGTAGGAACATGATTAACAGTAGGAAGACGAAAACCGGCCGGCCAAAAGACCGCACGTAGAATCCAAGCAATGCTGCGGGCACAAGGGCGATGCCGGCCTGAACCCAGAGCGGGAGAGTAGGCAGTCCGGTAACGACCAAGGCTTGGTTGATTCCGGCCAACAATAGAAATGCGCAGATATAGGCGCTTCCCCAGCCGAATTCTTTGAGCATGTCACGGTAAGTGACGCCTGCCGCGACGCGCTCCTGAACTGGAAATTTCTGCCCCAACAAGATCAGACCATAGGGTAGGGCCGGCGCCAGCACGATTGCCATTTGCCAGCGCCATACTTCGCCATCCAAATTCAAGGAGCTAACGCCGATGGTTAGCAATCCGCCCAGCACCAGGCCACCCGGCCAGCCGGCGTGCAAAACATTCAGCCAGTGTGTCTTATTTTTGTCGTAGATCGTGGCCACGACCGGATTGATCACTGCTTCTATAGTGCCGTTGGCCACCGCGAACACAAAGGTTCCCCAGTACAGCATTTCGAAGCTCGTGGCAAAGACAAGCAGACTGACGGCGAGCACGTGGCAACCGAACGCGAATGCCATCGCCCGGCCATATCCGATCTGATCGATAAAGAGACTCAAAAGTATGAGCGATATCGCACAGGGATATAAACCCACCCCGCTAAGATAGCCAAGCTGTTCATTGCTGAGACTGAAATGGCGCGCCAGATCGCCCAATAAGGCGCCGCGCACCGCGAATCCGAACGCAACGGCGATCA is a window encoding:
- a CDS encoding peroxiredoxin; amino-acid sequence: MKAILHLLLTLLLAAIGTAKLYAAELKVGDPAPSFELRASDGKMYKLNDFKGKQAVVIAWFPRAFTPGCTNECKSMKENGEALRKYDVAYFTASTDAVDGPRGNKAFAESLGVDYPILCDPKGETATAYGIYNADKNFANRVTFYIDREGRIAHVDKKVATGTHGSDVAKKLKELGVPERLAK
- a CDS encoding MFS transporter, with the translated sequence MNQKRLFFGCFLSLIAVAFGFAVRGALLGDLARHFSLSNEQLGYLSGVGLYPCAISLILLSLFIDQIGYGRAMAFAFGCHVLAVSLLVFATSFEMLYWGTFVFAVANGTIEAVINPVVATIYDKNKTHWLNVLHAGWPGGLVLGGLLTIGVSSLNLDGEVWRWQMAIVLAPALPYGLILLGQKFPVQERVAAGVTYRDMLKEFGWGSAYICAFLLLAGINQALVVTGLPTLPLWVQAGIALVPAALLGFYVRSFGRPVFVFLLLIMFLLATTELGTDSWIAEIMQAVLKSPTSGTLFLVYTSTIMFILRFCAGPIVHRLSPLGLLAVCSAIAAIGLVSLSAAGAAVGLLLAAATLYGIGKTFFWPTTLGMVSELYPKGGALMLNAVTGVGTLAVGVLGGPAIGIVQDRDLVRIISEREPQLADQVLTTKHGILGPSRSLDQDKLAALKPAQMEVIEQAVIESKQGSLKKIATLPAIMFVCYLVLIVYFHFRGGYRAQVLADSSNSSEASSRKQSR